A window of Halichoerus grypus chromosome 12, mHalGry1.hap1.1, whole genome shotgun sequence contains these coding sequences:
- the TRIL gene encoding TLR4 interactor with leucine rich repeats: MEAARAVRFLLVVCGCLALPPRAQPVCPERCDCQHPQHLLCTNRGLRAVPKTSSLPSPQDVLTYSLGGNFITNITAFDFHRLGQLRRLDLQYNQIRSLHPKTFEKLSRLEELYLGNNLLQALVPGTLAPLRKLRILYANGNEIGRLSRGSFEGLESLVKLRLDGNALGALPDAVFAPLGNLLYLHLESNRIRFLGKNAFAQLGKLRFLNLSANELQPSLRHAATFAPLRSLSTLILSANSLQHLGPRVFQHLPRLGLLSLRGNQLTHLAPEAFWGLEALRELRLEGNRLSQLPVALLEPLHSLEALDLSGNALSALHPTVFGHLGRLRELSLRDNALSALSGDIFAASPALYRLDLDGNGWTCDCRLRGLKRWMGDWHSQGRLLTVFVQCRHPPALRGKYLDYLDDQQLQNGACAEPSASGSPTAEGQGRPLPTAGGEEVAPPAGGLSEELPPQPQSQPQQRERFLPGVAWDAAARELLGNRSALRLSRRGPSLQQPDPSAAAAEGPAPHPLDLLQKPERGPPTPADAAHAEPTPTAAPASAPPPAGDPWQRAAAKQRLAAQQQESAAQSDGGVVLPPLVSDPCDFNKFILCNLTVEAVGADSASVRWAVRQYRSPPPLGGARFRLLFDRFGQQPKFHRFVYLPERSDSATLRELRGDTPYLVCVEGVLGGRVCPVAPRDHCAGLVTLPEPGSRSSVDYQLLTLVLLAVNALLVFLALAAWASRWLRRKLRARRKGGAPVHVRHMYSTRRPLRSMGTGVSADFSGFQSHRPRTTVCALSEADLIEFPCDRFMDSGGGGTGGSLRREDHLLQRFAD; the protein is encoded by the coding sequence ATGGAGGCTGCCCGCGCCGTGCGCTTCCTGCTCGTGGTGTGCGGCTGCCTCGCGCTCCCGCCGCGGGCCCAGCCCGTGTGCCCGGAGCGCTGCGACTGCCAGCACCCCCAGCACCTCCTGTGCACCAACAGGGGGCTCCGCGCCGTGCCCAAGACCAGCTCGCTACCGAGCCCCCAGGACGTGCTCACCTACAGCCTCGGCGGCAACTTCATAACCAACATCACGGCCTTCGACTTCCACCGTCTGGGGCAGCTCAGACGGCTGGACCTGCAGTACAACCAGATCCGCTCTCTGCACCCCAAGACCTTTGAGAAGCTCTCCCGGCTGGAGGAGCTCTACCTGGGGAACAACCTCCTGCAGGCGCTCGTCCCGGGCACGCTGGCCCCGCTGCGCAAGCTGCGCATCCTCTACGCCAACGGGAACGAGATCGGCCGCCTGAGCCGCGGCTCCTTCGAGGGCCTGGAAAGTCTGGTCAAGCTGCGGCTGGACGGGAACGCCCTGGGGGCGCTGCCGGACGCGGTCTTCGCCCCCTTGGGCAACTTGCTCTACCTACATCTGGAGTCCAACCGGATCCGCTTCCTGGGCAAGAACGCCTTTGCCCAATTGGGCAAATTGCGcttccttaacctctctgccAACGAGCTGCAGCCCTCCCTACGCCACGCAGCCACCTTCGCCCCGCTGCGCTCCCTCTCCACCCTCATCCTCTCGGCCAACAGCCTCCAGCACCTCGGGCCGCGCGTCTTCCAGCACCTGCCGCGTCTCGGCCTCCTCTCACTCAGGGGCAACCAGCTCACGCACCTCGCGCCGGAGGCCTTTTGGGGGTTGGAGGCCCTGCGCGAGCTGCGCCTGGAGGGGAATCGGCTGAGCCAGCTGCCCGTGGCGCTGCTGGAGCCCCTGCACAGCCTGGAGGCGCTGGACCTTAGCGGGAACGCGCTGTCCGCTCTGCACCCCACTGTCTTTGGCCACCTGGGCCGGCTGCGCGAGCTCAGCCTGCGCGACAACGCGCTCAGCGCCCTCTCCGGGGACATCTTCGCCGCCAGCCCGGCCCTCTACCGGCTGGACCTAGACGGCAATGGCTGGACCTGCGACTGCCGTCTGCGGGGCCTGAAGCGCTGGATGGGGGACTGGCACTCGCAAGGCCGTCTTCTCACGGTCTTCGTGCAGTGTCGCCACCCTCCGGCCCTGCGGGGCAAGTACCTGGATTACCTGGATGACCAGCAGCTGCAGAACGGGGCTTGCGCAGAACCCTCGGCCTCAGGTTCCCCGACCGCCGAAGGTCAGGGGAGGCCCTTACCCACAGCCGGCGGGGAGGAGGTGGCGCCCCCTGCAGGCGGCCTCTCGGAGGAGCTGCCACCGCAGCCGCAGTCACAGCCACAGCAGCGCGAGCGATTTCTGCCCGGGGTGGCTTGGGATGCGGCCGCCAGGGAGCTCCTGGGCAACCGCAGCGCTCTGAGGCTGAGCCGACGGGGCCCGAGCCTCCAGCAGCCGGACCCCTCCGCCGCTGCTGCCGAGGGTCCGGCGCCACACCCCCTGGACCTGCTCCAGAAGCCCGAGCGGGGACCTCCGACTCCGGCAGACGCCGCCCACGCGGAGCCCACCCCGACGGCCGCGCCCGCCTCTGCGCCACCGCCCGCTGGCGACCCCTGGCAGCGCGCGGCGGCGAAGCAGCGCCTGGCCGCGCAGCAGCAGGAAAGCGCCGCCCAGTCCGACGGCGGGGTCGTCCTGCCGCCGCTGGTGTCCGACCCTTGCGACTTCAACAAGTTCATCCTGTGCAACCTGACGGTGGAGGCGGTGGGCGCCGACAGCGCCTCGGTGCGCTGGGCGGTGCGCCAGTACCGAAGCCCCCCACCGCTGGGCGGCGCGCGCTTCCGCCTGCTCTTCGACCGCTTTGGCCAGCAGCCCAAGTTCCACCGCTTCGTCTACCTGCCGGAGCGCAGCGACTCGGCCACGCTGCGCGAGCTGCGCGGAGACACCCCCTACCTGGTGTGCGTGGAGGGCGTCCTCGGGGGCCGGGTCTGCCCGGTGGCCCCCCGTGACCACTGCGCCGGGCTGGTCACCCTCCCGGAGCCTGGGAGCCGGAGCAGCGTCGATTACCAGCTGCTGACCTTGGTCTTGCTGGCCGTCAACGCGCTGCTGGTGTTCCTGGCGCTGGCCGCCTGGGCGTCCCGCTGGCTGCGGAGGAAGCTGCGGGCTAGGCGGAAGGGTGGGGCCCCTGTGCATGTTCGACACATGTACTCCACCCGACGTCCCCTGCGCTCCATGGGCACCGGCGTGTCTGCGGACTTCTCTGGCTTCCAGTCCCACCGGCCGCGCACCACTGTGTGTGCTCTCAGCGAGGCGGACCTCATCGAGTTCCCCTGCGACCGCTTCATGGACAGCGGGGGCGGCGGTACAGGTGGCAGCTTGAGGCGGGAGGACCATCTTCTGCAGCGATTTGCTGACTAG